One window of Tepidanaerobacter acetatoxydans Re1 genomic DNA carries:
- a CDS encoding PTS sugar transporter subunit IIB — MRSNGKRVVLVACGTGIATSTVVAERVKKIIEENAINADVVQCKMSEVASRENEADLLVTTSILPKTYKIPVVNAMGYLTGMGVEKLDQQILDYLTLKNSEVKKSNG; from the coding sequence ATGAGAAGTAACGGCAAAAGGGTTGTACTAGTAGCGTGTGGTACAGGAATTGCCACTTCTACGGTTGTCGCAGAAAGAGTAAAAAAAATAATAGAAGAAAATGCGATTAACGCAGATGTTGTTCAATGTAAAATGTCTGAAGTAGCATCAAGAGAAAATGAAGCAGATTTATTGGTTACAACCTCAATCTTACCAAAAACTTATAAAATTCCTGTAGTTAATGCAATGGGATATTTAACAGGAATGGGGGTTGAAAAGTTAGATCAACAAATTTTAGACTATCTAACCTTAAAAAACTCGGAGGTGAAAAAGAGTAATGGATAA
- a CDS encoding PTS sugar transporter subunit IIA has translation MEISELINEELIIVNAKVTSQKEIFEMLFKKLLNNGYVRKSFLVGIMNREKVFPTGLFLGSNNIAIPHTDAEHVIKPAIALATLEKPVIFKNMANPIEDLPVNIVFMLALNSPHAQVNMLQQLVSLFQNNTFLQKILEAEGGDEIVRVIKDCLKMKK, from the coding sequence GTGGAAATTTCAGAGCTCATTAACGAAGAATTAATTATCGTAAATGCAAAGGTAACAAGCCAAAAAGAGATATTTGAAATGTTATTTAAAAAATTACTAAATAATGGATATGTAAGGAAAAGCTTTTTAGTTGGAATTATGAATAGAGAAAAAGTTTTTCCTACAGGATTATTTCTTGGAAGTAATAATATTGCAATACCGCATACAGATGCTGAACATGTAATAAAACCAGCTATTGCATTAGCTACTCTAGAAAAACCAGTAATTTTTAAAAATATGGCCAATCCCATTGAAGACTTACCTGTAAATATAGTATTCATGCTAGCGCTAAACTCGCCACATGCTCAAGTTAACATGCTTCAGCAGTTAGTAAGCCTCTTTCAAAATAATACTTTTCTGCAAAAAATTTTAGAAGCAGAAGGTGGTGATGAGATAGTAAGGGTTATAAAAGATTGCTTAAAAATGAAAAAGTAA